A region from the Nocardioides coralli genome encodes:
- a CDS encoding TetR/AcrR family transcriptional regulator, protein MVQVAMQVIDEIGIGAGTALIAERAGIPRPHVYRYFTSRDDLDEQVARRAAQDLIVRVRPHLTRRGTPRQVVEGLVRASATWADEHPHLYRFLAARGQSRTLHRARMGRSRVLDEIAAAARGYTKSGVATFPEGILVGVMGMVDATVIWWLDQRDESLDVMVGRLAGHVTLVLQDALAGRGIPLDPAVELEPFVAE, encoded by the coding sequence GTGGTCCAGGTCGCGATGCAGGTCATCGATGAGATCGGGATCGGCGCCGGCACCGCTCTCATCGCGGAGCGGGCTGGCATCCCCAGGCCGCACGTCTACCGCTACTTCACCAGCCGAGACGACCTGGACGAGCAGGTGGCCAGGCGGGCTGCGCAGGACTTGATCGTGCGGGTGCGCCCGCACCTGACTCGACGAGGCACGCCTCGGCAGGTCGTCGAGGGGTTGGTGCGCGCCTCCGCCACCTGGGCCGACGAGCATCCGCATCTCTACCGCTTCCTGGCAGCCCGTGGGCAGAGTCGGACTCTGCATCGTGCCCGGATGGGGCGGTCGCGCGTCCTCGACGAGATCGCTGCGGCTGCCCGCGGGTACACCAAGTCGGGTGTGGCGACCTTTCCCGAAGGCATTCTGGTCGGGGTGATGGGGATGGTGGATGCCACCGTCATCTGGTGGCTCGACCAGCGAGACGAGTCCCTGGACGTCATGGTCGGGCGGCTCGCTGGTCACGTCACCCTCGTGCTCCAGGATGCGCTGGCCGGCCGTGGGATCCCGCTCGACCCTGCGGTCGAGCTGGAGCCGTTCGTCGCGGAGTGA